Genomic segment of Prionailurus viverrinus isolate Anna chromosome B4, UM_Priviv_1.0, whole genome shotgun sequence:
TAtgtcatctattcattttttatattgctTGTATAGCATTCCTTCTGTTAgttaagacttatttttttttaagtttatttagtgtgtgtgtgtgtgtgtgtgcgtgcgtgtgtgcgtgcgcccgcacacacacacgggaggggcagagggagggacaaaaagaatcctaagcaggctctaggggcacctgtaccccaatgtttatagcagcactcttaacaatagccaaattatggaaagagcctaaatatccatcaactgatgaatggataaagaaattgtggtttatatacacaatggaatactacgtggcaatgagaaagaatgaaatatggccttttgtagcaacgtggatggaactggagagtgtgatgctaagtgaaataagccatacagagaaagacagataccatatggtttcactcttatgtggatcctgagaaacttaacagaaacccctgggggaggggaaggaaaaaaaaaaaaaaggttagagtgggagagagccaaagcataagagactgttaaaaactgagaacaaactgagggttgatggggggtgggagggatgggagggtgggtgatgggtattgaggagggcaccttttgggatgagcactgggtgttgtatggagaccaatttgacaataaatttcatatattgaaaaaataaataaaaacttgtaaaataataagcataaacataaaaaaaaaaaaagaatcctaagcaggctccacattgtcaacgcagagcccgatgcagggctcgaacccatgaaccatgggatcatgacctgagccaaaatcaagagtcagactgagccacccaggcgtcccaggacctctttaaaagcattttttccaGTGGTTGCATTATATGCCATTATAATGGATTTATCATAACATTTTATAACTACTCTTATGTAAGTGAGCTCCTAGGCCATTTCCATTGTTTTCTATTCTAAATACACCTGCTGGTTCCCAGGCGGGCTGTCAGGAAGGCTGTCTGCCCGAACCCAGGCCAGCCTAGCCCAGGCCAGCACTAGCCCTGCGGGAGTTTACTGGGCTGAGGCCAGTCCTCTTCAGGTCGCTCACGTTCCAGTTCTGACACAAGTTTTCCTTGTTCTCTGGTTTGCTGGCAGATACATGGAAGTTAAAACCCAGGCCTGTGAGGAACACAGGGAACTCTCTAGCATAATGGAAATGATGGGGACCACATTGAGACATTTGTTTATTGATACCAaagtatacacttaaaatttgtgcATTTTGCTGTGTGTATGTAAATTCTCGAATGGTGAAGTTTTGGAAAGCTGAGGCTGAGGGCGAGGCTTTACAATGAGTGAGAACAAGGATCTTTGTAAGGCTAACGCTCCCTTGTGTTGCCTGGTGCCCACAGGAGCTTTGTCAGTGTTCACGCGACCATTTCAGGGGCCGTCCGCGGGTTGTCCACCCTCCACTGCTGCCTCCCCAGTGCCTCGAACAAAACCAAAGGTGGTCTTGGCCTTGTGGAATTCCCAGGcagcaaacaaataaatgcatgctGGGGGCAAGAAGAACTCTGAAGAAATCTGGGGCTgtggagaagggaggtgggttgTGTGTTAGGTGATGAAGGAAGGCTTCTCCAAGGGGAGACATTTGGATGGAGACTAGGAGGAAGTGAGGCAGTGAGCATAGCCGGGGGAGGGAATAAGAAGGACAGAGATCCTGAGCTGGCAGTGGACTTGGTGAGGAATAGCGGGAGCCAAGGGAGCAAGAGGAGAGCAGTAGGCGATGAGGACGGAGGGGCCAGGCTGGAGAGATGTGGTCACCGAGCCTCGTGAGGCCTCTCGTCTGAGTGAGCAGAGTAACGTGGTCTGACTTGTGTCTGGCAAGGGGCACTCGGACTGCTGAACACCTTTAGGGAGGCAGGGGTGGAACCAGGCGAGTGAGAAGGCCTCACGATGACCCAGATGGAAGTCAATGACTTGGTCAAGGGCCATATCAGAGGTGGTAGAAGTGGTGAGAATCTGCCAACATATTTTGCCTGTGGGTTGAATGTGGGAGTAAGTTGAGCTGGAGACAGAAGGGCTTCTGAGATCTAAGCCTGAGCATCTGGAGAGTGGAGGGGGGGTGTCTTTGGATCTGGGAGGGACTGGCCAGGGGCAGatttgagagagaaattaaagagcTCGCATTTGCTCGTGAGGATGCCTATTGGACATGCACCTGGAGTCACAGGAAGCTGTTGGAAACGTGGCTCTGCATTTCATTGGCCAGATCTGGGCACTGGACCCAAAGCCCAGGGCCTATCCCTGCTCACCACTGCATCTCCCGGCTCTATCCTGGCAGACGGTGCCAACCCCGGTTCCGGCAGGCCGTCAGGTGTGTCTCTGATGGAGGACCCTCCACAGAGACTGCGCTGGCAGGCCCACCTGGAGTTCACCCATAACCATGACGTGGGGGATCTCACATGGGACAAGAttgctgtctctctgccccgctcTGAGAAGCTTCGCTCCTTGGTGCTGGCGGGCATCCCACACAGCATGAGGCCACAGGTGAGGTGGCGAGGGACCTGCAGAGGGCCCGCGGGGGTTCAGGTGTCCCACCGGACGCTCATGGAGGCTCCCTCTCAGCTGTGGATGCGGCTCTCTGGGGCCCTGCAGAAGAAGAGGAATTCTGAGCTGTCCTACAGAGAGATGGTGAAGAACAGCTCCAACGATGAGACCATTGCTGCCAAACAGGTGAGGCTGGGACGGCACCAGGGGCCCTTCAGAAAGTGCTTTCTGGTCAGAAACTACGTGTGGGCCTGCAGGAGGGCGGTAAGCCGCCTGGAGTTATGGGGACCCACCCTGTTGGTCTGTCCTTGGCAGGGGTGGCCCAGGAGAGCAGGCAGCTGTGTGGCGGCCCTTCCACTCACAGACATGTGTCTGGAGCAAGCCTGTACTTCCTGGGTCCCTGTAGGCAGAAGGGACCATTGTTAAAAGATGACCAAACCTGGGTGCACATTAGGATCACCTGGagactttttattctttaaaaatgtttttgagagatagtTTATGCaaatgtgcatgcacatgcacacacacaggcacgtgtgctcgggggaggggcagagagaggaagagagaattccaaacaggctccacaccatgagcatggagcccagtgtggggctcgagcccatgaaccgtgagtgagatcatgagccaaaatcacgagtcaggTGCTTTATTGAtggagccaccaggcacccctcacctggAGATTAGTATAGATTTCCGGGCCTCATTCTAGAGATTCTCATTCTGTGATTCTGGCTTGAGGCCCAGGGATCTGTCATTCTATTTTTGTAAGATCCCCTGGTGAATCTGGTGGTATCAGCTACACGCTAGCTGAGCTCTAATCCTGAAGGAAGCACATACGCTTTGACCCAGAGCATTAGGAACCCTCATTCTGGGTGAGCCTGCCTGGGGTTTGTGTGACACGGAGgtctcccagcctccctcacAGGGTGGTGCCTTAGGTGTCACCAGTGTGGAGGGTGCGGGCCCGCATCTCACAGGGCCTCGTTGTGGGTGGGCTGCTGGCAGATCGAGAAGGACCTGCTCCGCACCATGCCCAGCAACGTGTGCTTCGCCAGTGTGAGCAGCATCGGGGTGCCCCGCCTGCGCAGGGTTCTCCGGGCGCTGGCCTGGCTCTACCCAGAGATCGGCTACTGCCAGGGCACGGGCATGGTGAGCACAtcctggagggggaagggggtgtcCCCGCACTGGCGAACAGTGCCGTCCCGGGCGGTAGGATGGGTGGtagggctggaggtgggggtccCCGTGGAGGGCCGGGGCTGCCAAGTATGTTGGTTCCAACCCTGAGGAGTGCGCGCGGTCTACGATGGGACCTCCGGGGCGGTGCCGCTTCTAGTTCACACGGAGACCCGGGTAGAGGCCCCTTGTCCCCCTGCCCTGGCCAGGTGGCTGCCTGCCTTCTGCtgttcctggaggaggaggacgcTTTCTGGATGATGTGCGCCATCATCGAGGACTTGCTCCCCGCCTCCTACTTCAGCACCACCCTGCTGGGAGTCCAGACAGACCAGCGGGTCCTGCGCCACCTCATCGTCCAGTACCTGCCTCGCTTGGACAAGTTGCTCCAGGAGCACGACATCGGTAAGGGCCAGCACCCACCCTCTTCTCTGGGGTTGGGGGTCCTGTGTCCCTCTCAGGTATCACAAGTCTGAGGTCCCCAGATGCAGCCAGCAGCGGACAGAGCAGCCAACTGCGTTGGGAGGCAGGCTCCCACCTGATGATGGCTGAGCCTAGACCCAGCACATCACAGTCTCTGTCGTGCTCTTGTTCTCGGACAGCCTGTCTCGTCCCTCCCCTTGGAGTGGTCAAGGCTCTTGCTGCTCTGTGGGAGCTACCCTTCAgcttctccccagcttgtgtgcctGGGAGCCACCCCCGCCCCGACCTTTCATTCCATCCCCTGCTGGCTGTGTTGGCCATCCCTGGTCCCAGCCACAGGGGGCTCCTGTCTGTGTCCACAGAGCTGTCTCTGATCACGCTGCACTGGTTCCTCACGGCCTTCGCCAGCGTGGTGCACATCAAGCTGCTGCTGCGCCTCTGGGACCTGTTTTTCTACGAGGGCTCCCTGGTGCTGTTCCAGACCACGCTGGGCATGCTGCGGCTCAAGGTGCTGCTGTAGCCCCGTCCCCACTGGGGCCGGACGCAGATGCTCTGGCACCCCTCCTCTGGGGGCCGAGTGGGGTTCAGCCTTCAGCTTCCTGTGGCCTGAGCACCGGCCCCTCCTGAGAGGCCCACGGTGGGGGGGCCCCTACCTGAGGACAGTGAGCAGGGTCAGCTCACGGGCCTGACATTTGGCGGTGAcgctccctcccccccactccttccctcgTGTGGCTCAGGAGGAGGAGCTGATCCAGTCCGAGAACTCGGCCTCCATCTTCAACACGCTGTCAGACATCCCTTCGCAGATTGAGGACGCGGAGCTGCTGCTGGGGGAGGCCATGcggctggctggctccctcacGGATGTGGCCGTGGAGACGCAGCGCCGCAAGCACCTGGCCTACCTCATTGCGGACCAGGGCCAACTCCTAGGGACCAGTGCCACCACCAACCTGTCACAGGTGGGCCCATGAGGAAGGAGGCCCTACCTCACCCCCAGCGTGGGGGTCCTCGAGGAAGCCCGAAGTGAGAGAGGCTGCAGGGAACCCGCCAGCCCTTCCTTgctctgctgccccctccccagcccggtACCCGGGGATTGGCCCAGTCAGACCACAGCTGTGGAATGACCCGCTGCCCTTGGCCTTCTGTGCATCTCTGCTGTGACCTGCCGTTTGGCTGTGTGGCAGACCCAGCTTTGAACCGACTGCATTTCTGATGCTCAGAGCTGGCTGCGGAGGCCGTTTCAGATGAGGTGGCACAAGTGAGATGTTGGCCCCAGGAGGAGCTCGGTTAGCTTCACCACCCCTGCCGGCTGCCGCTGACCCACACTCCCTGCCTGCAGGTCGTGCGGCGCCGGACCCAGCGGAGGAAGTCTGGCATCACCTCCCTGCTCTTTGGTGAGAACTGCCATGGCTGCCGGTGCCAGTCTGGGTTCAGGGACTCCTTCCCTGACTGCGAGTTCCAGCTTGCGGCTCCCAGCGCCCCAGCAGGGCAGGGTGGCGGTGTAGACCAGGAGGCGTCCATCCTCAGACCCCCACGCGGACCCTGAGCATccttggggttggggagggggtgcaggccAGGGGCCATGGCTGCTATAGCTCACTGGGGCTCCCAGGGGAGGACGACCTAGAGGCGCTCAAGGCCAAGAACATCAAGCAGACGGAACTGGTAGCCGACCTCCGGGAAGCCATCCTGCGTGTTGCCCGCCATTTCCAGTGCACAGACCCCAAAAACTGTAGTGTGGTGAGTTGTGGGCTCGACTTGGGGgctctccctccctggccccaTCCTGACGTAGCGGAGGCCCTGGCGAGGAGGCGCCTCTCCTCAGTGGACCTCTCTGCTGTTGGGGCAGGAGCTGAGCCCAGACTACAGCATGGAGAGCCACCAGCGGGACCACGAGAACTATGTGGCATGCTCACGCAGCCACCGGCGCCGAGCCAAGGCCCTGCTGGACTTCGAGCGACACGACGACGATGAGCTGGGCTTCCGCAAGAACGACATCATCACGGTGCGTGGGCACGTAGGCGCAGCTTCAGCGAGAGGTGGGGAGCTTGGCAGCGGGAAGCAGGGTGACCCCGGGCCGCCCGGGATCTGTCCCTGCTCCACCCACATGGCTGTAGGCACGGGGCCCGGGCAACCAAAgctttgcttcctcctcctctctgcctacCGCGCAGATCATATCTCAGAAGGATGAGCACTGCTGGGTCGGGGAGCTGAACGGCCTGAGAGGTGAGGCCTCCgtctggaggaggggtgggccAGGCATTGAAACCAGGAGCCCTTCTGTCGCCCTCCGGCCTCAGCAGGAGCCGGGCTCCCTCAGCCTGCCGGCCTGCCCTCACGCGGCCCCCACGGGGCCCTGCTTCCCCCGCAGGCTGGTTTCCAGCCAAGTTTGTGGAAGTCCTGGATGAACGGAGCAAAGAGGTAAGAGGGCGCACAAGGTACGGCTGCCCCTGGGAGCTGCTGCCGCCGCCTCAACCCTGGCGCGTGCTGGCTGGTGGCAGTGGCTGTGAGGACGGGGAAGGGGGTGTCTGGCCGCAGGCGTGGGACCGGGGCCTCTCAGACCCTGTCCCCCGCCATCAGTACTCCATCGCGGGGGATGATGCTGTGACAGAGGGGGTCACGGACTTGGTTCGAGGGACCCTCTGCCCAGCTCTCAAGGCCCTGTTTGAACATGGGCTGAAGAAGCCGTCCCTGCTGGGAGGTGCCTGCCACCCTTGGCTGTTCATCGAGGAGGTAAGTCAATGGCTGGACCCACGTCCCCAGCTGTCCTTCTCCTTGAGCCCTTCCTTGGGCCCTGTAGAGCTGGCACAGGAGCTCATGGGTGGCAGTATGCGCTCGGTTGGACTCTGTGACTTTGATCTGGTACCTATCCTGGTGTCCCTCACACTCACCTTGACCCCCAGGCAGCAGGCCGGGAGGTGGAGAGAGACTTTGACTCGGTGTATTCACGCCTGGTGCTGTGTAAGACGTACAGGTAACAGGCCCAGCCGCCCTGCCTGGTGTCCTCCTGGCAGGGTCTCCTGGTGgttttgtggggagggggtgggcacagCCCGAGCCCTGCACGTCAGGGCAGCCACGGCAGCTTCGGTTCCTCCCTCAGGTTGGATGAAGATGGCAAAGTCTTGACCCCGGAGGAGCTGCTCTACCGGGTAAGTGGGTGGAGGGTGGTGCGGGCCTCCTGGGTTGGCAGCTAGAGCCCCCGGAGTGACAGCTGGGCCCTCCCAGGCTGTGCAGTCTGTGAACGTGACCCATGACGCTGCACACGCACAGATGGATGTCAAGCTCCGTTCCCTCATCTGCGTGGGACTCAAGTGAGTATCTGCCCACCGCGGGCCAGTGACCGTCCTGTCAGATGAGTGGTAGCCTGGGCCGTGGGCCTGTGGGGCAGCGGGGTGCCTGTGAGCTGGACAGACGAGGCAGCTGGGGTGCCCTCCGGGGTGCCAAGGGCCTTCCTCAGGTGCGAGACCAGCCATCGTTTTGTGGGCTGGGGAAGGCACACACTTCAGCAAGGTGACCGGTGAGGGGGCTCACCAGAAACGAGGCCGCCACAGAGAACTagggaggggcacctgcctgAGGGTAACTTGGGCATCTGTGAGGCCCAGACCTGGGTCAGGGTGAGTGTGGTGTCTAGATTTGCCACTTGGCAGAGGGGGCAGCCTCCAGACTGCCGTGACCCAggccagggtgggaggaggggtggttTGTGGCGGCAAAGCTCCCGGAGCTCAGAACGTGGCTTGTGGGCCTCACTCCGGGGCTGACCAGCAGGGCTGAGGCCCCGGTGAGGCAGGTGTGGTGGAGTCtgacacagagggagggagccggGACAGGGCTGAGGGGAGCGAGGGCCATGGGGACAGGGGCCCTGGGGGATGGGTGGGCCCCTGCGCGTGTCCCTCAGTGTGGGGGAGCAGGGCGCTCCGCAGAGACCTGGCTAAGAGCGAAGGCGTGGTCACCTGATGAGGTCACAGCACAGGGAAggcagctgggggtgggcagCCCACTCTTGCCCGCTTGTCCCCAGCGAGCAGGTCTTGCACCTGTGGCTGGAGGTGCTCTGCTCCAGCCTGCCTACCGTGGAGAAGTGGTACCAGCCCTGGTCTTTCCTGCGCAGCCCTGGCTGGGTCCAGATCAAATGTGAGCTCCGGTGAGTCCCCGCCCCTGCTTCGGAAGCCCTGCACCGTGGCTTGGGGTGGGAGAAGCGGGGGCAGAGCTGCCCTGAGGGAGACTGAcggcctccccactccctccctcacctccagcGTTCTCTGCTGCTTCGCCTTCAGCCTCTCGCAGGACTGGGAACTTCCTGTGAAGAGAGAGGTGGGTGGCTGGGGTCAGTCCTCAACCCCACAGCCTGTCCTCCCGTCTGGGGGCCGCCTGGGGTGGGGCAGGCCAGGCAGCTGAGCTGGCAGATCGCCCCAAAGTTTCTGGGCCGGCTGAGGCGGGAGGGCCCGTGGGGACCCCGAGTGCCAGCATCACCTACACAAACCACTCCGGCCCCGCCGCCTTGGGCTTTCCTTGCCGTGGCTCTAGCGCCCGTGCGCCCATGACGGGGGACTGTCCCTGTGTGCAGGAGGAGAAGAAGCCACTGAAGGAGGGTGTTCAGGACATGCTGGTGAAGCACCACCTCTTCAGCTGGGACATAGACGGGTGATGCTCCTCCTACGGTGGCCGTCAAGCCCACACCTCCCCCAGGCACCTGGCTCCCGAGCAGCCCCCTCCTCAAGCAAGCAGAGAACAGCACGGTCCTGGCCGGTCTTGGGCCTGCTCTGGGATGGGGTCTGAGGTGGCCCAGGCCCATTCTCAGCTGCGGGGTCAAGGGAAAGACGCACTGGAGCTCTGGCCAGGCACCACGACACAGCGGGACGCCACCTGGGGGCACCCAGGAGTGTCACGGGAGGACAGTGGGAGGCAGGAGCAGAAGGTGGGGCTCAGCCTATCTTTCCTGGTACCCAGGGGAGGGCTCTGCACAGGCATTTACAGAGACCCCAGGCCCTCATTTCACAGTTTGTACCGACCAAAAACCTTGTGAGGAGGTGGAGAGCCAGGTCTGTTGTGTCAGTTTTTGCTCAGGAAGGGGATGGGGGTGGCCAGAGGCTCCCTGGCCTCTTTGGTTTGTAAATAAAGTGTGTCTTTGAGAAATCACCTCTTGTCTTCTGTCCAGCCAGGGCCACAGCTGTATGTCCAAGGTTCTGTCCTTCCTGGAATCATCTAGAAAGCCTAGGACCCAGCCATACCACCCACCTGTTCCGTGGAGTGAACAAAAATGGACCAaagtcagtgtttttgtttttattttaaaaaagtccaCACAGCTTCCCGACCTCTGTCCCGGCACTGGTTTGGTGATTCCACCCCTAATCCCATTAATGATAGTGACAGGCCAGAGGGAGCTGAGGAGGTCTGTTTGAGGgctgacgccccccccccccccccccaaccccccgccacCTCCCATCCCAGGGCCATGGTGGCTGCGATGAGGCAGCGGGACGGAACGTGGGCGGGTGGCCAAGGAGGCACCTCTGCCCTTGTGGCACAAGTATGGAGCAGGGCACAGGTGGGGCACAGGCGGTGGCAGGGTGTCTACATGTCAAACACGCGTGATGGGGCTGACGAAGGCTGCATCTAACCCCAGGAGCAGTGGTCTCTGGGCCCTTCTATATTGTGCACAGGATGGGAGGGAGCTCCAAtccacctcccagcccccaaaaatatatgtatatatatgtatggcgATATAGAATATAGAGGTATATACACCTGTACAGAAAACGTTTGCCACCAACCGTTAAATGGTTACACTACACCAAGACACTAAAATGGCAAGGGGCTCCCCTCCCAGAAGCCTGGGACCCTGGGGTTGGCATCGAGGGAATGGGGAGGTAGAGGCCCAAGCTGGTTTCTTCCCTCATAGGGAAAGGGGACTAGAAGGAAAGAGTGACCCTGGGCCTCGCCTGCCTGAGCCAACTGCAGCCAGACTGCACCTCCGACCTCACAAAAGGAGGTCAATAGAATGGCCCTGGCCTGTCCAGGCCTCCTGAACTCTGGGGTTAGACCAAAGCTGCTCCTTGGCAGCCTGTCTCCTTGGTGAGTCTGAGCCAGGGGGGGCGGCACGGCCTGCTCCAGTCTCCTGGGGCGGGGAGAGCAGGGCCTGTGATTGTCAGGACTCACGACCACACAGAGGTGGGATCAGGCTCTCCCCAGCTTCCAGCCCCTCCCATCCTGGCCCTGCAGCCCGAGAGCTACAAGCAGGAATCCCAGTGGAGTTGCAAGTCATGACCATCGAGGAAGTCCGTGGAGAagaggctgggggtggtggtgccgAGCGGGGCCAGGCTGAGCACGGGGCCTCCCGACGACAGCTCCAGCCAGTCCATGCTGTCCAAGTGGCCGTCAGCCAGGTCCAGGCCCACGCTGCTGGGCTCGGGGGCAAAGTGCAATTCCGAGGTGTCCATGGGCGAGGGGGGGTGGTCCAGGATAGCAGAGCTGCTCAGCATCTGGCTGTGGAGGTCGTCAATGAGGGAGAGGGGCTCTGGCCCCTCGTGCCCGCTGGTCAGCAGGGGCAGCCCTGTGCTGCTCTCCAGGAAGTCCTCCAGGCGCCCAGGGAGGGCAGGTGAGCCTGAGGGAGGTGGCGTGGCCTGGGGGAGCTCGGCGGAGGGTGGGGACGGTGCGGCCAGGGGCGACCCGCAGGTTGCTGTCGAGGGGGGCTTCTCTTTCCCTGGTAGGGATGGTGGTGGCTCCTTGAAATCTGCTGAGATTTCTGCCAAGCAAGAAAGTGAAGGGATGTCAGAAACCAGGCCTGATTAATCAGGACCCGAAGCTGGCCCGACTTTCTACCACATACAAAGGTTAACTCCAGATGGGCCAAAGGTCTAAATTCAGGAGCTTaaactacaaaactcttagaGGGAAATGGGAAATCTTCACTGGACTTGTCAACGATTTCTTGGttgtgacaccaaaaacacaggtaacaacaaaaatacacacactggaccatataaaaatttaaaacttttgtgcgtTGAAAAGACCATCAAGAGAAAAGATAGTCCGTAGAATGGGAGGAAATGTCCACACACCGTGTATCTGATGGGTCACATCCAGAGTGAAGAACTACAACTCGACCCCAAGGAACCGAAGGCAGAGACCCCACAAGATCTGCAAAGGACCCGTAAggacaggaaaagatgctcaacctcattagtCACTAGGGGAAATGCACGTCAAAAGTATAAGGAGACaccaccttggggcgcctgggtggcccagtgggttaagtgtccgactcttgattttggctcaggtcatgatgatctcacagttcatgagttcaagccctatgctggggctctgtgctctcagcacagagtctgcttgggattctctctctccctctctcaaaataaataaataaacttaaaaagaaaaaaaaagataaccaccTCACACCAAGTcagctattaatttttttaaaaaaatccaaagtgttggtgaggatgtagagcaGTCCGAAACCTTGTGCGTGGCTGGTGTGAATGAAAATGGCGCAGCCGCTGCGGGAAGCCATGCAGGCTAGTGGGCCGGTGTTCACAGCAGCAGTACTCACAACAGCCAAAGGCGGAAACAAGTcaggtgtccatcaatggacGAGCAGATGAGCAGCGTACTCTATCCCTACAGCGGGCTACCATTCGgccacaaaaaggaaggaaattctgacacctgctacaacacggatgaacctggagggcattcTGCCACGTGAGGCAAGCCAGAAACCAAAGGACAAAATAATATAGGATTCCACTGATGCGAAGCTCCCTAGAATAGGCGAATTCAgagccagaaaagaaaacagaggttaccaggggctggggggaggggaagggggagttACCATCTACTGGGAAACAAGTGTCAGTATAGGATGACGAAAAAGATCTacaaatggatggtggtgatggttgcacaacactgtgaatgtataatgccactgaattgtgcaTTTTGAAATTATTAGAATGGCAGATTTTCTGTGTGtttaaccacaataaaaaaaaaaaaattctgcagaaACCAGGCTTGCTCCTGGCCCTCCggggcctctccccacccccgtcccctcTGGGCATGACGATCTCCCCAAGCTCAGTCTCCCCAGCTGCCACCACGGGGGGGCCCTGctggcctccacccaccccaTTCAAAGGCCAAAGGCCTTCTCCGGCACAGTTGCCCTGGCTCTGGCCAGTTGTGTGTTTTTTCGGTGGCAGGCAGCACGCCCGGCTCCCATTCTCTGCCATCTCTTCACTGCTAGGGCTCAAGGCCTGGCCGCCTCCCTCTGCTTCCGGCACAATCTCGGTTTTGCCAGGAACTCCCCCTGTCTGTGCCCAGGCCTCTGTCCCGGGCTCTAGACCAGCCTCCAACCGCCTGCGAGCACCGCCCAGCCTAGCCGCCTCAGTGCCACCTgtgcttgttagaaatgtacCCCAGGCCC
This window contains:
- the SGSM3 gene encoding small G protein signaling modulator 3 isoform X3, whose amino-acid sequence is MSGSHTPSASGPFSALTPSMWPQEILAKSTQKEESVEQPEFFYDEFGFRVDKEDGANPGSGRPSGVSLMEDPPQRLRWQAHLEFTHNHDVGDLTWDKIAVSLPRSEKLRSLVLAGIPHSMRPQLWMRLSGALQKKRNSELSYREMVKNSSNDETIAAKQVAACLLLFLEEEDAFWMMCAIIEDLLPASYFSTTLLGVQTDQRVLRHLIVQYLPRLDKLLQEHDIELSLITLHWFLTAFASVVHIKLLLRLWDLFFYEGSLVLFQTTLGMLRLKEEELIQSENSASIFNTLSDIPSQIEDAELLLGEAMRLAGSLTDVAVETQRRKHLAYLIADQGQLLGTSATTNLSQVVRRRTQRRKSGITSLLFGEDDLEALKAKNIKQTELVADLREAILRVARHFQCTDPKNCSVELSPDYSMESHQRDHENYVACSRSHRRRAKALLDFERHDDDELGFRKNDIITIISQKDEHCWVGELNGLRGWFPAKFVEVLDERSKEVRGRTRYGCPWELLPPPQPWRVLAGGSGCEDGEGGVWPQAWDRGLSDPVPRHQYSIAGDDAVTEGVTDLVRGTLCPALKALFEHGLKKPSLLGGACHPWLFIEEAAGREVERDFDSVYSRLVLCKTYRLDEDGKVLTPEELLYRAVQSVNVTHDAAHAQMDVKLRSLICVGLNEQVLHLWLEVLCSSLPTVEKWYQPWSFLRSPGWVQIKCELRVLCCFAFSLSQDWELPVKREEEKKPLKEGVQDMLVKHHLFSWDIDG
- the SGSM3 gene encoding small G protein signaling modulator 3 isoform X1 is translated as MSGSHTPSASGPFSALTPSMWPQEILAKSTQKEESVEQPEFFYDEFGFRVDKEDGANPGSGRPSGVSLMEDPPQRLRWQAHLEFTHNHDVGDLTWDKIAVSLPRSEKLRSLVLAGIPHSMRPQLWMRLSGALQKKRNSELSYREMVKNSSNDETIAAKQIEKDLLRTMPSNVCFASVSSIGVPRLRRVLRALAWLYPEIGYCQGTGMVAACLLLFLEEEDAFWMMCAIIEDLLPASYFSTTLLGVQTDQRVLRHLIVQYLPRLDKLLQEHDIELSLITLHWFLTAFASVVHIKLLLRLWDLFFYEGSLVLFQTTLGMLRLKEEELIQSENSASIFNTLSDIPSQIEDAELLLGEAMRLAGSLTDVAVETQRRKHLAYLIADQGQLLGTSATTNLSQVVRRRTQRRKSGITSLLFGEDDLEALKAKNIKQTELVADLREAILRVARHFQCTDPKNCSVELSPDYSMESHQRDHENYVACSRSHRRRAKALLDFERHDDDELGFRKNDIITIISQKDEHCWVGELNGLRGWFPAKFVEVLDERSKEVRGRTRYGCPWELLPPPQPWRVLAGGSGCEDGEGGVWPQAWDRGLSDPVPRHQYSIAGDDAVTEGVTDLVRGTLCPALKALFEHGLKKPSLLGGACHPWLFIEEAAGREVERDFDSVYSRLVLCKTYRLDEDGKVLTPEELLYRAVQSVNVTHDAAHAQMDVKLRSLICVGLNEQVLHLWLEVLCSSLPTVEKWYQPWSFLRSPGWVQIKCELRVLCCFAFSLSQDWELPVKREEEKKPLKEGVQDMLVKHHLFSWDIDG
- the SGSM3 gene encoding small G protein signaling modulator 3 isoform X2; translated protein: MSGSHTPSASGPFSALTPSMWPQEILAKSTQKEESVEQPEFFYDEFGFRVDKEDGANPGSGRPSGVSLMEDPPQRLRWQAHLEFTHNHDVGDLTWDKIAVSLPRSEKLRSLVLAGIPHSMRPQLWMRLSGALQKKRNSELSYREMVKNSSNDETIAAKQIEKDLLRTMPSNVCFASVSSIGVPRLRRVLRALAWLYPEIGYCQGTGMVAACLLLFLEEEDAFWMMCAIIEDLLPASYFSTTLLGVQTDQRVLRHLIVQYLPRLDKLLQEHDIELSLITLHWFLTAFASVVHIKLLLRLWDLFFYEGSLVLFQTTLGMLRLKEEELIQSENSASIFNTLSDIPSQIEDAELLLGEAMRLAGSLTDVAVETQRRKHLAYLIADQGQLLGTSATTNLSQVVRRRTQRRKSGITSLLFGEDDLEALKAKNIKQTELVADLREAILRVARHFQCTDPKNCSVELSPDYSMESHQRDHENYVACSRSHRRRAKALLDFERHDDDELGFRKNDIITIISQKDEHCWVGELNGLRGWFPAKFVEVLDERSKEVRGRTRYGCPWELLPPPQPWRVLAGGSGCEDGEGGVWPQAWDRGLSDPVPRHQYSIAGDDAVTEGVTDLVRGTLCPALKALFEHGLKKPSLLGGACHPWLFIEEAAGREVERDFDSVYSRLVLCKTYRLDEDGKVLTPEELLYRAVQSVNVTHDAAHAQMDVKLRSLICVGLNEQVLHLWLEVLCSSLPTVEKWYQPWSFLRSPGWVQIKCELRVLCCFAFSLSQDWELPVKREEKKPLKEGVQDMLVKHHLFSWDIDG